One genomic segment of Salinigranum rubrum includes these proteins:
- a CDS encoding metal ABC transporter permease has protein sequence MTATLALPLQAGGSALDPVLAPIYWLLRYWSELLLWVAGATGIELLQYGFMHRAILVGLCIGVMAPLIGTFLVHRQLALIGDALAHTAFAGVAVGLFLNGVLDLGVSPYLSAVVVAMIAALLIEVISEVTDAYNDVSMAIVLSTGFALGTVLISLNAGGLAVGINQYLFGNLSTVSAENAAILLVLFAVIVATVGLTRNQLLYVTFDETAAAVSGISVTWYNRIMVMLTALVVVGAMQIMGVILVAAMLVVPVAGAAQVSRSFSESLVVSVVLAELAVLLGIGVAYYAEATAGGVIVLIAVGIYVVTVAAGKLKTATAEESAPEVGSIDAGEGASSD, from the coding sequence ATGACCGCGACGCTCGCACTCCCGCTGCAGGCGGGGGGCAGCGCCCTCGACCCCGTCCTCGCCCCGATTTACTGGCTCTTGCGCTACTGGTCCGAACTCCTCCTCTGGGTGGCGGGGGCGACCGGCATCGAACTGCTCCAGTACGGCTTCATGCACCGGGCCATCCTCGTCGGCCTCTGCATCGGCGTGATGGCTCCGCTCATCGGCACCTTCCTGGTGCACCGCCAACTCGCGCTCATCGGCGACGCGCTGGCGCACACCGCCTTCGCGGGGGTCGCCGTCGGCCTCTTTCTCAACGGCGTGCTCGACCTCGGCGTCTCCCCGTACCTCTCGGCCGTCGTCGTCGCGATGATCGCCGCGCTGCTCATCGAGGTCATCTCCGAAGTGACCGACGCCTACAACGACGTCTCGATGGCCATCGTCCTCTCGACGGGGTTCGCCCTCGGGACGGTCCTCATCAGTCTCAACGCGGGCGGCCTCGCCGTGGGCATCAACCAGTACCTCTTTGGGAATCTCTCGACCGTGTCGGCGGAGAACGCCGCCATCCTGCTGGTGCTGTTCGCCGTCATCGTCGCCACCGTCGGCCTCACCCGGAATCAACTGCTGTACGTCACGTTCGACGAGACGGCCGCGGCGGTGTCGGGTATCTCCGTGACGTGGTACAACCGAATCATGGTGATGCTGACCGCGCTGGTGGTCGTCGGCGCGATGCAGATCATGGGCGTCATCCTCGTCGCCGCCATGCTCGTCGTCCCCGTCGCGGGCGCGGCGCAGGTGTCGCGGAGTTTCTCCGAGTCGCTCGTGGTCTCGGTCGTGCTCGCCGAACTCGCGGTTCTCCTCGGCATCGGCGTCGCCTACTACGCGGAGGCCACCGCGGGCGGCGTCATCGTCCTCATCGCCGTCGGCATCTACGTGGTCACCGTCGCCGCCGGGAAACTCAAAACCGCGACGGCCGAGGAGTCGGCGCCCGAAGTCGGCAGTATCGACGCCGGCGAGGGCGCGAGTTCGGACTGA